The proteins below are encoded in one region of Legionella antarctica:
- a CDS encoding tyrosine-type recombinase/integrase — MHKALVPKPKVVNQPAISSHEAHDMLAIISNSNATKITKIYIELLAHLFTRPSELRLAQWSEFNFHEAEWHIPVDRMKMAVAHWVPLSLQVLKLLRELRLITGFTPYLFNSPTLNKPKPISETSIRKILHNAGYKNRHTAHGFRSLASSVLHEQGHFRSDAIEAQLAHKVQGVRGVYLRADFKQERRQLMEWYSNWLVSNRTTSTKSTSGAGEQLCQ; from the coding sequence TTGCATAAAGCACTTGTTCCCAAGCCCAAAGTCGTAAATCAGCCAGCTATTAGTTCGCATGAAGCCCATGATATGTTAGCGATTATCAGCAACAGCAACGCTACAAAAATTACGAAAATTTATATTGAACTACTTGCACACTTGTTTACTAGGCCCTCGGAACTTCGGCTTGCTCAATGGAGTGAATTTAATTTTCATGAAGCAGAATGGCACATTCCTGTTGATCGTATGAAGATGGCTGTTGCACATTGGGTACCGCTATCGCTACAAGTATTAAAATTATTGAGAGAGCTAAGATTGATTACTGGTTTTACACCGTATCTATTTAATTCCCCCACTTTAAATAAACCTAAACCAATTAGTGAAACGAGTATTCGTAAGATTTTACATAACGCTGGTTATAAAAACCGACATACTGCTCACGGTTTTCGTTCTCTGGCTTCAAGTGTACTCCATGAGCAAGGACACTTTAGAAGTGATGCTATAGAGGCTCAGCTTGCGCATAAGGTACAGGGCGTTCGTGGTGTTTATTTACGCGCAGACTTTAAGCAAGAGCGAAGGCAATTAATGGAATGGTATAGCAACTGGTTAGTAAGCAATAGAACTACCTCAACAAAAAGTACATCTGGAGCAGGAGAACAATTGTGCCAATAA
- a CDS encoding helix-turn-helix transcriptional regulator gives MKDDKPLLLYPYQARKLLGVQSTKFYELVKLPDFPKPRNPLGKRPMYLRKEIEAWVNNLAETSAGN, from the coding sequence ATGAAAGATGATAAACCACTACTGTTATATCCATATCAAGCACGCAAGCTTTTGGGTGTTCAATCAACTAAATTTTACGAACTGGTAAAGCTCCCTGACTTCCCCAAGCCTAGAAATCCACTTGGTAAAAGGCCCATGTATCTGAGAAAAGAAATCGAAGCGTGGGTAAATAATCTTGCTGAAACCTCCGCAGGTAATTAG
- a CDS encoding toprim domain-containing protein, with amino-acid sequence MKLSKIIDHFKTEMINKGIVPPSQIMLDGQLHRFHIEGDNRASRNGWYVLYTDNIPSGAFGNWKTGINQTWSIKASSHVGLSVGLELQRKMVVAKKLRDEAKAIEYKKTAALAKEIYDRCHTADPSNPYLLRKRIKAFCAHQLDGRLVLPIIDTEGNQWSLQFILSNGDKRFLSGGAIKGHFIPIQNRPTNDVSILICEGFATGATLAQVYSDTCVIAACNANNLRHVAVHIRDKLPSIELIICADADEVGLVKAREAAKDVGGILRAPKFPKDIAGKLTDFNDLFCLHVSQEMLA; translated from the coding sequence ATGAAGCTTAGTAAAATTATTGATCACTTTAAAACGGAAATGATTAACAAAGGGATTGTTCCTCCTTCTCAAATAATGCTCGATGGACAACTGCATCGTTTTCATATTGAAGGAGATAATCGCGCATCAAGAAATGGATGGTATGTTTTATATACAGATAATATTCCTTCTGGTGCATTTGGAAATTGGAAAACTGGCATTAATCAAACATGGAGTATCAAAGCTTCCAGTCATGTAGGTCTTTCAGTTGGTCTAGAACTTCAAAGGAAAATGGTAGTTGCTAAAAAACTAAGGGATGAAGCCAAAGCAATCGAATATAAAAAAACAGCAGCACTTGCCAAAGAAATTTATGACCGTTGCCATACAGCTGATCCAAGTAACCCTTATCTATTACGCAAACGAATTAAAGCATTTTGCGCTCATCAACTTGATGGTCGGCTTGTACTGCCTATCATAGATACTGAAGGTAACCAATGGAGCTTACAGTTTATATTGTCCAATGGTGATAAACGATTTTTGTCTGGTGGCGCCATCAAAGGGCATTTTATCCCTATTCAAAATAGACCCACAAATGATGTCTCTATTTTAATTTGTGAAGGCTTTGCAACTGGAGCAACTCTTGCTCAAGTTTACTCTGATACATGTGTCATTGCAGCATGTAATGCAAACAATTTGAGACACGTCGCCGTACACATACGAGATAAATTACCTAGCATAGAATTAATAATATGTGCTGATGCTGATGAAGTAGGGCTTGTAAAAGCGAGGGAGGCTGCAAAAGACGTAGGAGGAATACTTCGGGCGCCAAAATTTCCAAAAGACATTGCAGGCAAACTAACGGACTTTAACGATTTGTTTTGTTTACATGTTTCTCAGGAGATGCTGGCATGA
- a CDS encoding AAA family ATPase: protein MSIEALDAVRNFTEEEQFGIVAKNLDQFLQMDLPPRENLLDPWLPKGGICMVYAKRGVGKTYFALEVAIAVAYGGQFLSFEASKPARVLYIDGEMPANVMQERLAGIVRRLQLNEISDSLCIVTPDLQHDFMPDLSTSSGQETIRQDTDKADLIIVDNISTLGGGGKENEAESWLPFQQWALGLRRQGKSVLFIHHAGKNGAQRGTSKREDILDTVIVLKHPSDYEPTSGTCFEIHFEKARSMYGDSVKPIACWLIDEGWQYKPVEESNYLKVVELFSEGVMQTDIAEELGLSKGQVSKLVAKARKSGALKNK, encoded by the coding sequence ATGAGTATAGAGGCATTGGATGCGGTAAGAAACTTCACGGAGGAGGAACAATTTGGAATAGTAGCTAAAAATCTAGATCAATTTTTACAAATGGATTTACCACCACGAGAAAACTTATTAGACCCTTGGTTACCTAAAGGTGGTATCTGTATGGTTTATGCCAAACGTGGTGTAGGTAAAACTTATTTCGCTCTTGAAGTTGCGATAGCTGTAGCATATGGAGGTCAATTTTTATCCTTTGAAGCAAGTAAGCCAGCTAGAGTGCTTTATATTGATGGGGAGATGCCAGCGAATGTAATGCAAGAACGATTGGCAGGTATTGTCAGAAGACTCCAGTTGAATGAAATTAGTGATTCTCTTTGTATCGTTACACCGGATTTACAACATGACTTCATGCCTGATTTAAGCACCTCATCAGGACAAGAAACGATTCGCCAAGATACAGATAAAGCTGATCTAATAATTGTTGATAACATTTCCACATTGGGTGGAGGTGGCAAAGAAAATGAAGCTGAAAGCTGGCTACCTTTTCAACAATGGGCATTAGGATTAAGGCGGCAAGGTAAAAGTGTATTGTTTATCCATCATGCAGGTAAAAATGGTGCTCAACGTGGCACTAGTAAGCGCGAAGACATATTAGATACGGTCATTGTATTAAAGCACCCCTCCGATTATGAGCCAACATCTGGTACATGTTTTGAAATACATTTTGAAAAAGCTAGAAGTATGTATGGTGATTCCGTTAAACCTATTGCTTGTTGGCTAATAGATGAGGGCTGGCAATACAAACCCGTGGAAGAAAGTAATTATCTAAAAGTTGTTGAACTGTTTAGTGAGGGGGTAATGCAAACTGATATTGCAGAAGAGCTTGGTTTATCAAAGGGGCAAGTCAGTAAATTGGTTGCAAAGGCTAGAAAATCGGGTGCGTTAAAAAATAAGTAA